A DNA window from Brassica napus cultivar Da-Ae chromosome A4, Da-Ae, whole genome shotgun sequence contains the following coding sequences:
- the LOC106447467 gene encoding CASP-like protein 4D2, giving the protein MAPPPPVSLKVVNLLLRVLTAIFLVISVIVLTTNSVTIGSIKFHFNDVYAYRYMLAAAVIGLIYAVIQLIFTICQFATGVTNSFTYQLDFYGDKLVSYLVATGSAAGFGVTKDLKDAFIALVALDSTDPVDEFFSKGYASASLLLFAFLCLAVLSVFSSLAIAKRSF; this is encoded by the exons ATGGCACCACCACCACCTGTTTCATTGAAGGTAGTAAACCTTCTACTGAGGGTTCTGACGGCAATTTTCCTAGTTATATCTGTCATCGTCCTCACCACCAATAGCGTAACCATCGGATCTATCAAATTTCATTTCAATGATGTTTATGCTTATAG ATATATGCTAGCCGCAGCTGTCATCGGACTGATTTACGCTGTCATACAACTTATATTCACAATCTGCCAATTCGCCACTGGAGTGACAAACTCATTTACTTATCAACTCGATTTTTACGGTGACAAA TTAGTATCATATCTAGTGGCGACGGGTTCGGCAGCTGGATTTGGAGTAACCAAAGATTTGAAAGATGCATTTATAGCGTTGGTTGCATTAGATTCGACTGATCCTGTGGATGAGTTCTTCAGCAAAGGATATGCATCAGCCAGTCTTCTTCTCTTTGCTTTCCTCTGTCTCGCCGTTTTATCTGTTTTCTCGTCTTTAGCCATTGCCAAACGATCATTTTAA
- the LOC106447468 gene encoding CASP-like protein 4D2, producing the protein MAPPLVSLRVVLLSLRVLTVAFLVITVIILSTNSVTIVSQGNSLKFHFKDVYAYRYMFSAAIIGLLYAVIQLFFSISELATRTKNPFNYQLDFYGDKIISYLVATGSAAGFGVTKDLKDTFLALVVLDSTDPVDKLFSRGYASASMLLFAFFCLAVLSVFSSHTIAKHQLS; encoded by the exons ATGGCACCACCCTTGGTTTCTCTCAGAGTAGTACTCCTTTCTCTTAGAGTTTTGACTGTGGCTTTCCTTGTCATAACTGTCATCATCCTAAGCACCAACAGCGTCACCATTGTATCTCAAGGAAACTCATTgaaatttcatttcaaagatGTTTATGCCTATAG ATACATGTTTTCAGCCGCTATCATTGGATTACTTTACGCTGTCATACAACTGTTCTTCTCAATCTCTGAACTCGCCACCAGAACTAAAAACCCTTTCAATTATCAACTGGATTTTTACGGTGACAAG ATAATATCATATCTAGTGGCAACTGGTTCGGCGGCTGGATTTGGAGTGACCAAAGATTTAAAAGATACATTTCTAGCATTAGTCGTATTGGATTCGACTGATCCTGTAGATAAGCTCTTCAGCAGAGGATACGCATCGGCTAGTATGCTTCTCTTTGCTTTCTTCTGCCTCGCTGTTTTATCTGTTTTTTCATCACACACCATTGCCAAACACCAGTTAAGTTAA